One Dreissena polymorpha isolate Duluth1 chromosome 9, UMN_Dpol_1.0, whole genome shotgun sequence genomic window carries:
- the LOC127844861 gene encoding cytochrome P450 2U1-like produces MLTFIIGAIAVVLLLTHLYSACAKNHRQYGDIPAVDGRLPIVGNIFDLSKTHIVLTDWYRKYGSVFRFNLFGEEVVVLSSYESVFEALVTRGSDFAGRPHMSRTDYEGRNRNSIVWQSYTPKLQFLRKQIHSSLRMYGSGLGRLQHRCGFELEQLLDRIESQPDLTFDPWSLLYDSACNIMLDLTIGTRFPYEGEDLSQLKKINGLFNHSFGPGVSRILDRFPFLNCIRDEFKSLKTAVDMRNSFWADHIGNLQRPSTQDECVIQSLRDLAAKSSNSHFDISEATLKETFTNLILAGTDTTTTAITCLLLVLLHKPEIQDRMYQELDHVVGRSRAPSLSDRSSMPYTEACLFETLRLISHVPLAVPHATICDTTVLGKRIPKDTTVYINLWSLHHDPEVWHDPWEFDPGRFLDADGHLLPPHHECRRRLLVFGAGRRVCLGESLAKNRLFLFTTALLQRYDFRPASSLPDLDPRKFSLGIVLHPGHFNIKAIKRTNVDTTISGCGS; encoded by the exons ATGCTGACGTTCATTATCGGCGCCATCGCCGTCGTTTTACTCCTAACACATCTGTACAGCGCATGCGCAAAAAACCACCGTCAGTACGGTGACATACCCGCTGTCGACGGTCGACTACCGATCGTTGGTAACATATTCGATTTGTCCAAAACGCATATAGTCCTGACCGACTGGTACCGGAAGTACGGTTCCGTCTTCAGGTTCAATCTATTTGGGGAGGAAGTAGTAGTTCTCAGCAGCTACGAGAGCGTGTTTGAGGCCTTGGTGACGCGCGGAAGCGACTTCGCCGGCCGGCCGCACATGTCGCGCACGGACTATGAGGGTCGGAACCGGAACTCGATTGTGTGGCAATCGTACACGCCGAAATTACAG TTTCTACGGAAGCAGATACATTCCTCATTGCGCATGTACGGAAGTGGCTTGGGTCGTCTACAACACCGGTGCGGGTTCGAGCTCGAGCAGTTGTTGGACCGGATCGAGTCCCAACcggacttgacctttgacccttgGAGTCTACTGTACGACTCCGCGTGCAACATCATGCTAGATCTG ACAATAGGCACAAGATTTCCGTATGAAGGAGAAGATTTATCCCAGCTCAAGAAAATTAACGGCCTGTTTAATCATTCCTTCGGGCCCGGGGTAAGCCGCATTTTGGACCGGTTTCCGTTCCTCAACTGTATACGAGACGAGTTCAAATCTCTGAAGACCGCGGTTGATATGCGTAACAGCTTCTGGGCGGACCATATCGGTAACCTACAG CGTCCCAGTACCCAGGACGAGTGCGTGATACAGAGTCTCAGAGACCTCGCGGCCAAGAGCTCGAACTCGCACTTTGACATCTCTGAGGCCACTCTGAAAGAGACCTTCACCAATCTCATACTGGCAG GAACGGACACCACTACCACCGCCATCACTTGTTTATTACTGGTTCTACTCCACAAACCGGAAATTCAAGACCGCATGTACCAGGAGCTAGACCACGTGGTCGGCAGATCGCGTGCCCCGTCGCTTAGCGACCGCTCTTCGATGCCATATACGGAGGCGTGCTTGTTCGAGACTTTGCGGTTAATATCGCACGTGCCGCTTGCGGTGCCACACGCTACAATCTGTGATACCACTGTCCTTGGAAAGAGGATTCCAAAAGATACAACG GTGTACATCAACCTGTGGTCTCTCCACCACGACCCGGAAGTGTGGCATGACCCCTGGGAGTTCGACCCCGGTCGCTTCCTGGACGCTGACGGTCACCTATTACCGCCGCACCACGAATGTCGACGAAG GCTACTTGTATTTGGTGCTGGCCGACGCGTGTGTCTCGGGGAGTCGCTTGCTAAGAACCGTCTCTTCCTGTTCACCACTGCCCTGCTGCAGCGTTACGACTTCCGGCCCGCATCGTCACTTCCAGATCTCGACCCTCGCAAGTTCTCCCTGGGAATCGTCCTACATCCGGGTCACTTTAATATCAAAGCGATTAAGCGGACGAATGTAGATACAACCATATCAGGTTGTGGAAGTTGA